Sequence from the Anaerolineales bacterium genome:
ACAATCTCGTCGCTGATGATGGAGGGTTGGTATGGGGCGGCCGGATTACACCGGAATCGGTGGCCGAATTGACCGGAATTTGCACCCGGCAAGATCTCGATTCATATGCCGGTTTAAGGTATACTATAGTTGGTACGAGGGGGTTTCCCCTACGACCAAGCGCCGGCCGCCCCCCTCGGCTGGCGCTTTTTTTTCCGTAGAATGCCGCTGGCAACCATGTATCCCTTCCATCCCGTAATTCCCAAAAATGGAACATCGTCAGCCCCTTGTGTGAGGCCGGCTTTCAGGGCAGGGCGGGGGGTAAGGATTCCCCTTATTTTCCGCCTGACGGAGATGACACTCCGACTGCTTCCGGCTGATACCCAGAGGGGCATAAACCTGTTATCATAGCCCGCTGGCGAGACCTCATGGAAAGAAGCTTCCCCTTCTTGGCTGGTAGTTGTCCGCGGGAAGGCCGGGGTTTCCGAAGATTCGGGAATCCTCCCGGCCCTCCCCGGTTTTCTTGAAGAGGTCAATTCCACCCTTTGGGAGAAGAAGGCATGACGATACCCAGTTTTCTGCGTTCCCGTTTTTTCATTGCCGGGTGCCTTTTTGCGGCGGCGGGCTTCCTGGCGATCCTTTGGACGGTAAGGTTGATGGAATCCGTTTATGACTACCGGTCGCCGCTGTCCTCTGCTCCGCCGTTGGTGCAGGAGCCGCTTGGACACGCCGTTTCGGAACGGCTGGTCATCATCCTGGTGGACGGCCTGCGCGAAGATGTCTCGCACGACCCGGACCTGATGCCGTACCTGCAGACCCTGCGCGAGCAGGGCGCTTGGGCTACCATGCACAGCCGGCCGTTTTCCTATTCCCAGCCCGGGTATTCCACCCTGCTAATTGGCGCCTGGCCGGATCTCAACGACGGCCCCGCGCTCAACATGGACCGAGATGCGATCCGGGTCTGGACTCAGGACAACCTCTTCTCCGCGGTCCACCGCACGGGCGGCGTAACGTTCATCGCGGCGCACGATCCGTTCGAAAAGATGATTCCCGCCCCGGACATCTCCGAAGGCTTCTTCACCGATCATTGCGATCAGTTCGGGGACAACCTGATTCTCAACAAGGCACTGGCGCGGGTCCAATCCGGCGGACAGAATTTGATGCTGATCCATTTCTGCCAGGTGGACGACGCCGGAGACAACCGCGGCGGCCCGAACGGCGCAGCCTACAAAGACGCCGCCACCCGGGTGGACGCGATGATCCAGATGCTGGCCTCGATGATGGATTTCTCGAAGGATACCTTGATGATCGTCAGCGATCACGGCCAGATCGATGCCGGAGGCCATGGCGGTCCGGAGGCGGACAATTTGGTGGAGCCCTTCATCCTGGCCGGGGCGGGCGTTTGGCCGGGGTATTTCGGACAGATGCAGATGGTGGACGTGGCGCCCACCGCCGCGGCCCTGCTCGGCGCCGCCATCCCTTCCTCCAGCCAAGGCCAGGTGCTGTGGTGGATGCTCACGCTGGATCAGGAAGTGCTCGACGCCCTGCCCGCCGCTGCCGGCGTTCAGCAAAAACAATTGTATGAATACTACACAAGGATGATTGGAACCGGAAACACCACCTTCACGGCCAAGCTCGATCTCGAGGAGGAAAACCCGGTCGTCAAATATCAGGCCGGCATCGAACGCGCGCGGGGCAACCGCTTGGGCGGAGAAGTGATGGGCCGCGCCTTTTTGCTGTTCCTGCCCGCGGCTGCGGCAATCTACTTGGGATGGAAATTCTTCAGCCGCAGGCTGTTGGAGCGGGTTTTCCTGTTCCTGCTCTACGCTCTGGCGTTTTCCGCCGTCTACCTGTTCGCCTTCCAGCAGACCTTCTCGCTGAGCCGGGCGCCGAACCAGACGGTCTTCATCCTGGCGATCGTCGTATCCTCCGCGGCGGGCTTTCTCGCCGCTTGGCTCGCGGACGTCATCTGGCGCAAGACCCTTTCGGCGGGGATGGAAGAAGCCGCCGGAAACACCCTTGCCCTGGCGGGCTTGTTCCTGTGCCTTCTATCGTTGTTGGTGGCGGCCCATTTCCTTCTCAACGGGACGGTGGTCCGCTGGACCCTTCCGGAGGTGAACAGCGCGTTCTTCGGCCTGCTGGCGATGATCCAGATCTTCACTCTGGCGATTCTGGGAGGCGTCCTGGCAGGCGCCGCGGCGCTGGCCAAGCGGCCGGCTGTCCGGGAAGCCGGGGTAAAATCGCATCCCAAACGTTCCGTATCGGAGGCTGCGCCGAAGCAGCCTGCGGAGCGCGCCGCGACTTCGAGGAGACGAACCGGCCGCGGCGGCCGCAGACGATAGGACAAATGTCTGAAAAAACCCCGCCTTCAAAGGCGGTTTTTTTTCAACTTAAGCAGACTTTTTCCGATGTTGTGGAGTTGTCAAGCCGGTCCCGGAGCAATTCCGGTAAAGGTATCCGAATCTGTCCCGGAGCGTCTGTCCCGAGCGGAGTGAGGTAAAGCGAAGGAAAGCGACACAGGGCGCATGAGGGGAAGGCTGAGGAGATACCCATATTCTTCTGTTCTTCCCTTGCGGTTCTCCCTCGCGCCCAGCGTGGATGCATTACCGTCCCAGGCCGCGTTCGACCAACGCGAGTGCCTCCTCGCGTGAGCCGACCTCTCCCGCCGCCTGCGCCTCGCGCAGTGCGTCGAGCAGTTCTCCGATCTGCGGCCCGGGACGCAGGTCAAACTCGCGCATCAGGTCGTCACCTGAGAGCAGAGGAGCCGGGTGGACGATCTCCTCAGGCCGTTCGAAATATCCCTCGAGGAGGGAATGCACCGTCTCGACCGCGGACGGCCACGGCTCCGGGGAATCCTCCGCCGGGTGAGAAGCGAGCACATCCGCCAGAAACAGCAGGCAGACCGAAATGCCGCACGGGCCGGTTCCGCGGAAGAAGCGGAACACTGCCCGCCGGGTGACCGGTCCGCTGGATTGCAGCAGGCGCGGACGCATGTGGTTGCGGACGATCTTGGAAATAAAATCCGCCTCATCGTTCGAAAACCGGAGCGCGGCGGAGCGGTATTGGGCCCAATCCGCGCCGAGTTGTTCGTGCCCCAGGTAATGCACCTCGCCGAGGGCGTTCACGCTGCGGGTTTCCGGCTTGGCGGCGTCGTGGAGGATGGCGGCCAGGAAAAGGAGGCCGCGCACCGGGCGCTCATCGCAGATCGGGCGCGCGAGGTATTCGGCCAGGGGTCCGCGGAACCGGTTCAATCGGTCGCGCGCGAAGGCCAGGGCTCCGGCGGCGCGGTCCCCTTCGGATTCTTCCCGCGCCAGTAAATCGCACGCCATCTCCAGTTTTTCCAGAACCGTCAGGGTGTGCCCCCAAACGCTGTCGCGGCGCGATTCCGCCCGTCCCATCCCGTCCAGGCCTGCGGTTTCCGGAAGGATCTCCCTTAACAGCCCGAGTGATTTCAGAGAGGCGACGGCTGCGGCGGCCTTTCGTCCGGACAGGATTCGGAAGAACTCGTCGCGGATTCGCTCGGACGAGGCTCTGCCAAGCACGGCGGCGCCGGCCCGCGCCTGTTCCTTGGTGATTTTTTCGATGCGGAAGCCGAGTTGGGTGGCGAGCCGGACGGCCCGGATAGCCCGCACCGGGTCATCGTCGATGGCGTGCGGAGAACAGGCGCGCAGGATTCCGCCGCGCACGTCGGACTCCCCGCGCAGAGGATCGATCAAACCGGATTCCGCCGCCAGGGGCAGGGCGATCGCGTTGGACGTGAAATCGCGCAGGGCGAGATCCTCCTCGATCGACGCCGTGCGCAGCGAAGCAAAATCGAGCGTGTAGCGGATGTTCCCGCGCAAGAGGATCACGCGGCCGATCCCGCGCTCTGCATCCAGCGGATAGCAGGCGGCGCCGAACGCATCGGCCACCATCTTGGCCGCATGGACGCCGCTTCCGCGCAGGCAGATGTCGATGTCGAAGACCGGCCGGCGGAGAATCGAATCGCGGATGGCGCCGCCGACCAGGAAAGCGTCGCCCTCGGGAAGGTGGGCGCGAATCTCTTCCACGATCGGGGGCAGGGGGAAGCCAGGCGCTTTTCCTTGGGAGTTCACCGTTTTGCTCATCGGATCCTTATTCCGCTTTCGCGGGATGATGAATGCCCCGCGCCTGGCCTCGCGCCCGCCCACGCGAAGCGGGGGAAGCGGGGGGCTTGCCGCGCGGGGGGTCATTTTCCGGAAGGATTTTCCGCCTCTACCGCGATGTACGGAAGGTTGCGGTTATATTCGTCGATGTCCAGTCCGTACCCGAACACATAGCGGTCGGGGATGGCGAAGCCGCAGTAGCGCAGGGGGATCTCCACCTTGCGCCGTTCGGTTTTATCGAGCAGGACGCACACCTCGAGCGAGCGGGGGCGCCGCGCGTGCAACAGTTCCAGGACGGAGGCGAGGGTACGTCCGCTGTCGATGATGTCCTCGACCACCAGCACGTCGCGGCCGGCGATCGCGGATCCCAGGTCGAAGGTGATCCGCACCTGCCCGGAGGATTGGCGCGCGCTCGGAGCGTAGGACGAGACCGCCATGAAATCCACAACAAGCGGGATGCGCAGCTGGCGCACCAGGTCCGCCAGGAAGATCACGCCGCCGCGCAGGATGCAGACCAGCATCGGGTTCTTTCCGGCGTAATCGCGGTCGATCGCCTCGGCCAATTCCCGAACCCTGGCCTGGATCCGCTCGGCGGAGATCAGCACTTTCTGTCTCTGCGGCGGGGATACCGGTGCGCCGTTCATGCCCTCGGCACCTCGTGGTGCGCGCGGCAGCGCGCTTCGTAGAGCTCGCCGGCACCCACGACGAGGACCGGTTCGTGGGCGCCGGCCGGCCGGCCGTTGATCAGCCGCTGGGTGCGTGAGGCGGGTTCGCCGCAGACCATGCAGATCGCTTGGAGCTTGTCGAGCCGCTCGGCTTGGGCCATCAGGGCCGGCATCGGTCCGAAAGGTTCGCCGCGGAAATCGGTGTCGAGGCCGGCGACGATCACCCGCACGCCCGCGGATGCCAGCTTCTGCGCGACGCGGAGCAGGTCGTCGTCGAAGAAATGGGCATCGTCGATCCCCACCAGGCCGGTCTCGGCTTCCACCGCCGGCAGGATTTCCTGCGCGGAGCGGACCGGCACGGCGTCGAATTCCGCGCCCGCGTGCGAGGCGACCTTGGCGCAACCGTATCCGGCGTAGCGCGAATCCGCCGCCGGGAAGAACACCTGAACCTTCTGGCGGGCGATGCGCGCGCGGCGCAGCCGGCGGATGAGTTCGTCGGTCTTCCCGCTGAACATCGGGCCGGTGATCACCTCGAGCGAGCCGGTGGCGGGCATGCGCAATCCTCTTTCCAAAGAACCAAGTTTACCGCAGAAGGGGAAAACCGATTCGGGTCCTCCCCAGCTTTCCCCAAACGGCGCTGAGATTCTCCTCATCGAAATCTCTCGAGTTGCCGGATTGGCAAGGGAGAAAAGGGGAGGGAGGTAGGGATCGTGATTGCAGTGCCTTTTTTCGGCATTCCATCGGGGGGAATAGGGGAGGGGCAAACGAACCGGGCAGTCGATCGACTGCCCGGTGGGATTTCATGAGCGGGTCCCGGCTCAGGCCGCCGGGGTTTCTACCGCGGCGTCCGGCGCCGGTTCGGCGTCGCCGGGAAGGACGAAGCCGCGCGAGCGCATGCGCTTCTTCATATCGATCAGACTCTTACGTCCAAAGCCCTCGATCGCGAGCACGGCGTCGTCGCCCAGGGCGAGTTTCTCCAGCGCTTGGCTGATCTTCTCGATGCCGGCCTTCCTCAGCGCACCTTCGACGCGCTCACCCAGCTCGAGAATCGAGATCGGCTGGTCGGTGGAGGTTTTGGCCTCCTCGCGCGCCTTGGCTTCGGCCACGTACTGCGAGCGGGCTTCCAGCTTCTTGTAGAAGCGGTCGACTTGGCCTTCGGTGTCGACGATGCGCTGTTCGCCGGTGAAGAGCGGATGGCACTTCGAGCAGATGTCGGTGCGGATCGTCTCCACCGTGGATCCGGTGTGCCAGGTGTTACCGCAGGCGCAGATCACGGTGGCGTTCGGGAAATACTTCGGATGAATTTTCACTTTCATCGGATGGTCTCTTTCCGTCCAGAACCCGTAGAGGTACCGGGCCGCTGGGGAATGGAAGGGCCGGGTCAGGCGGCCTTGGCTTCCGGCGGCAGGACGTTAACTTTGCGGCGTCCGCCGCGGGCGAACTCGAATTGCACGACTCCGTCAACCGTGGCGAAGAGCGTGTCGTCGCGGCCCTTGGCGACGTTCTGTCCGGGGCGGATGCGGGTCCCGCGCTGGCGGATGATGATGGTGCCGGCGTGGATGAACTGGCCGCCGTAACGCTTGACGCCCAGGCGCTGGGACTGGCTGTCGCGGTTGTTCCGGCTGGAGCCGGCGCCTTTCTTGTGGGCCATGGTTAATCCTCCGATCCTTTCTTGCCGGCGGTGATTTTTTCGACGCGCAGCCGGGTGTACTCCTGGCGGTGGCCCTGGGTCTTGCGGTAGCGCATTTTGCTTTTGTAGTGGAACACGCGCACCTTGGGCCCGCGGACGTGTTCGAGGACGACGGCTTTGACCTTCGCCCCGGAAACCGTCGGCGCGCCGACGTTGACTTTTCCGTCGTCGGTGACCATCAAAACTTCCTCGAATTGGTAGGATTTTTCGGGTTCGGCGGCGAGGCGGTCGACTTCGAGGATGGAGCCTTCCGAGACGCGGTATTGTTTGCCGCCGCTTTGGACGATGGCGTACTTCATATCCGGCTACTCCTTCTTGGACCGGCGGCCACGCCGAATGGGCCCGGGCGCCGGGGGAGTGGATTCAGGCATTTGCCCCGGAAAGGCCGCCCCGGGGCAACGCGAAGGGATTATACCAGCCCGAGAGCGGATGTCAACGGCGGGCTCGAACGGCAGGTTGGCGCCGAGGCGAGGCGGCGAATCCGACTCGTTTTCCGCAGACCGACTCGGCCTTAAGGCCGAGTCGGTCTGCGGAAAACGGGAAAGCCGGAATCGTGCCAAAAAAAAGGCGGATCGTACGATCCGCCCTGCAACAGCCCCTCACCGACCCCTAATCACTTGCTGCCGATTGGGATCACTGCCAGGATGCGCTGCTTTACCTCATCGTCGAGCGGCGCATTGTGGGAAAGCGAGATCAGCCCCCAGGCGACGGACTTGCGCACGTCTTTGTCTTCATCCTCGAGCGCGGCGATCAGCGGCTCGACCGCGCGGGTGTCGCCGATTTTCCCCAGCACCTCGGTGGCGGCTTTGCGCAGCCGCCACTCCCGGTACTGCAGGGCGGTGATCAGCGGCTCGACCGAGGGAGCGCCGATCTTGATCAGCGCCTCGGATGCGGCTTCGCGGACTTTGAAGTACTCGTCCTTGAGCACCGGAATCAGCGGCTCGACCGCGCACGGATCGCCGATTTTTCCCAGCGCCTCGGCCGCCGCCTTGCGGATCATGTACCAGCCGCCGTTTTTCAACGCGGCGATGAGCGGTTCCACCGCACGCTTGTCGCCGATTTTCCCCAGCGCTTCGGCCGCGGCCATGCACACCCCGTAATATTCGTCGGAAAGCGCGGCGATCAGCGGCTTCACCGCCGGTTCGCCGATCTGCCCCAGAGCTTCCACCGCCGCCTTGCAGACCTCTTCGTTCTCATAGCGCAAGGCGGTGATCAGCGGATCGACCGCCGGCTTGCCGATCCGGCCGAGCGAACGCACCGCCGCCTCGCGCTCCTGCCACTCGCAGCTCGGCACCACTTCCTCGTCCTTGAGCGCCGTGATCAGCGGATCGACCGCCGGGGCGCCGATCGCCACGCATTCGTCCCATTGCCGCTTGATGATCCAATAATAGGCGCCGGCCTCGTCTTTTTCGGGCTGCCAGTCCAGCTTGACCAGGATCTTGATCGCCGCCTTGCGAACTTCCTTGTTTTCGAATTTGAGCGCGTTAACCAACGGATCCACCGAGGGCGGGCCGATCCGCACCAGGCCGATGGCGGCCGCCTCGCGCACCTCCGCGGAATCGTTTTTCAGCGCGTTGATCAGCGGATCGACCGCGTGCGGATCGCCGATTTTCCCCAGGACCTCGACTGCGGAAATCAGCACCTGGCCCCGCTCCTCCTTGAGCACGTCGATCAACGGGGCGACGGCCGGGTCGCCGATCTTGACCAGCGCCTCGGCGGCGGATTCGTGCACGTCCACTTCGCGGTCCTTGAGCGAATCGATCAGCGGCTCGACGGCGCGGGCGTCGCCGATCCGTCCCAACGCCTCGGCCGCCGCCTCGCGCACGTTGCGCGAGATGTATTTCAGCGCGGCGATGAGCGAATCCACGGCCCGGGCGTCGCCGATCCGGCCCAGCGCCTTGGCCGCCGCCTCGCGGATGAAGACGTATTTCTCGACCAGCTCGTCGATGATTTCCTTCTCGGAGCGCGTGTCGGTCAGCTTCTGGCGGGCGAGGGCGGCTTCGAAGAGTTCGTAGTAGTCCCACTCCAGCGCGCGGATCAGCGGCTCGACGGCGCGGGCGTCGCCGATTCGGCCCAGCGCCTCGGCCGCGAACTTGCGCAGGTCTTCCTGCTCATCGGCCAGGGCTTCGATCAGCGGATCCACGGCGTGGAGGCTGCCGATCCGGCCGAGGGCCTCGGCCGCCACTTCGCGCACATGGCCGGCGTCGTCCTTCAGCGCCGCCACCAGCGGCGTCACCACGCGCTCGTCGCCCAGCCGGCCGAGAGCCTCGGCCGCTGCGTCGCGTACCCTCCAATCCGGATCGTGCAGGGCTTCGAGCAGGGGATCGACCGCCCGCCGGTCGCCGATCTTGCCGAGGCTTTCGGCGGCCGTCTCGCGCACCGGCGGATGCGTGTCCTTCAACGCCCGCAGCAATGGGTCGAAGGCACGGCCGTCGCCGATCTTACCCAGGGCGACCACGCAGGCTTTGCGGATGTCGCCGTCGGCGTCCGCCAGCATCGAAACCAGCGGCTCGACGGCCGCCGCCTTGTGGGCCACGCAACGGTCCCAATTGCATTTGGAGATCCAGAAGTGCACGCCGGCGGCGTCGGCTTTCGGCTGCCAGCCCAGGCGATCCAGCGCTTCGGCCGCCGCCAGGCGCGCGTGCTTGTCCGGGTCGCGCAATCCGTAGATCAGCGGGTCGACGGCCATCCCGT
This genomic interval carries:
- a CDS encoding HEAT repeat domain-containing protein; the protein is MFLFGPPNIERLTAKRNVRGLARALGYRKAWFVRKAAAESLGSLNDIRAIEPLTNALKDEDKDVRRAAADALDALHWRPMKNEASAYYWISKKNIAPCAEIGSPAVFPLIRVLADRDWSDCRAASIALGQIGDARAIPPLINSLRGTGWGFIGNEVTEALGRMGADGVAPLLEFLLDPESDVRLAAVRGLGAIGDARAVPPLYRALKDAEGNVRQAAAEALGKIGASAVESLILALRESPVAAYAARSLGAIGDPRAIPPLIEALHSEDWGIRSAAVEAIGRFNGMAVDPLIYGLRDPDKHARLAAAEALDRLGWQPKADAAGVHFWISKCNWDRCVAHKAAAVEPLVSMLADADGDIRKACVVALGKIGDGRAFDPLLRALKDTHPPVRETAAESLGKIGDRRAVDPLLEALHDPDWRVRDAAAEALGRLGDERVVTPLVAALKDDAGHVREVAAEALGRIGSLHAVDPLIEALADEQEDLRKFAAEALGRIGDARAVEPLIRALEWDYYELFEAALARQKLTDTRSEKEIIDELVEKYVFIREAAAKALGRIGDARAVDSLIAALKYISRNVREAAAEALGRIGDARAVEPLIDSLKDREVDVHESAAEALVKIGDPAVAPLIDVLKEERGQVLISAVEVLGKIGDPHAVDPLINALKNDSAEVREAAAIGLVRIGPPSVDPLVNALKFENKEVRKAAIKILVKLDWQPEKDEAGAYYWIIKRQWDECVAIGAPAVDPLITALKDEEVVPSCEWQEREAAVRSLGRIGKPAVDPLITALRYENEEVCKAAVEALGQIGEPAVKPLIAALSDEYYGVCMAAAEALGKIGDKRAVEPLIAALKNGGWYMIRKAAAEALGKIGDPCAVEPLIPVLKDEYFKVREAASEALIKIGAPSVEPLITALQYREWRLRKAATEVLGKIGDTRAVEPLIAALEDEDKDVRKSVAWGLISLSHNAPLDDEVKQRILAVIPIGSK
- a CDS encoding CCA tRNA nucleotidyltransferase, which encodes MSKTVNSQGKAPGFPLPPIVEEIRAHLPEGDAFLVGGAIRDSILRRPVFDIDICLRGSGVHAAKMVADAFGAACYPLDAERGIGRVILLRGNIRYTLDFASLRTASIEEDLALRDFTSNAIALPLAAESGLIDPLRGESDVRGGILRACSPHAIDDDPVRAIRAVRLATQLGFRIEKITKEQARAGAAVLGRASSERIRDEFFRILSGRKAAAAVASLKSLGLLREILPETAGLDGMGRAESRRDSVWGHTLTVLEKLEMACDLLAREESEGDRAAGALAFARDRLNRFRGPLAEYLARPICDERPVRGLLFLAAILHDAAKPETRSVNALGEVHYLGHEQLGADWAQYRSAALRFSNDEADFISKIVRNHMRPRLLQSSGPVTRRAVFRFFRGTGPCGISVCLLFLADVLASHPAEDSPEPWPSAVETVHSLLEGYFERPEEIVHPAPLLSGDDLMREFDLRPGPQIGELLDALREAQAAGEVGSREEALALVERGLGR
- the rpmA gene encoding 50S ribosomal protein L27, which translates into the protein MAHKKGAGSSRNNRDSQSQRLGVKRYGGQFIHAGTIIIRQRGTRIRPGQNVAKGRDDTLFATVDGVVQFEFARGGRRKVNVLPPEAKAA
- the hpt gene encoding hypoxanthine phosphoribosyltransferase; the encoded protein is MNGAPVSPPQRQKVLISAERIQARVRELAEAIDRDYAGKNPMLVCILRGGVIFLADLVRQLRIPLVVDFMAVSSYAPSARQSSGQVRITFDLGSAIAGRDVLVVEDIIDSGRTLASVLELLHARRPRSLEVCVLLDKTERRKVEIPLRYCGFAIPDRYVFGYGLDIDEYNRNLPYIAVEAENPSGK
- the rplU gene encoding 50S ribosomal protein L21 encodes the protein MKYAIVQSGGKQYRVSEGSILEVDRLAAEPEKSYQFEEVLMVTDDGKVNVGAPTVSGAKVKAVVLEHVRGPKVRVFHYKSKMRYRKTQGHRQEYTRLRVEKITAGKKGSED
- a CDS encoding alkaline phosphatase family protein, which produces MTIPSFLRSRFFIAGCLFAAAGFLAILWTVRLMESVYDYRSPLSSAPPLVQEPLGHAVSERLVIILVDGLREDVSHDPDLMPYLQTLREQGAWATMHSRPFSYSQPGYSTLLIGAWPDLNDGPALNMDRDAIRVWTQDNLFSAVHRTGGVTFIAAHDPFEKMIPAPDISEGFFTDHCDQFGDNLILNKALARVQSGGQNLMLIHFCQVDDAGDNRGGPNGAAYKDAATRVDAMIQMLASMMDFSKDTLMIVSDHGQIDAGGHGGPEADNLVEPFILAGAGVWPGYFGQMQMVDVAPTAAALLGAAIPSSSQGQVLWWMLTLDQEVLDALPAAAGVQQKQLYEYYTRMIGTGNTTFTAKLDLEEENPVVKYQAGIERARGNRLGGEVMGRAFLLFLPAAAAIYLGWKFFSRRLLERVFLFLLYALAFSAVYLFAFQQTFSLSRAPNQTVFILAIVVSSAAGFLAAWLADVIWRKTLSAGMEEAAGNTLALAGLFLCLLSLLVAAHFLLNGTVVRWTLPEVNSAFFGLLAMIQIFTLAILGGVLAGAAALAKRPAVREAGVKSHPKRSVSEAAPKQPAERAATSRRRTGRGGRRR
- a CDS encoding thymidine kinase, whose product is MPATGSLEVITGPMFSGKTDELIRRLRRARIARQKVQVFFPAADSRYAGYGCAKVASHAGAEFDAVPVRSAQEILPAVEAETGLVGIDDAHFFDDDLLRVAQKLASAGVRVIVAGLDTDFRGEPFGPMPALMAQAERLDKLQAICMVCGEPASRTQRLINGRPAGAHEPVLVVGAGELYEARCRAHHEVPRA
- the rpmE gene encoding 50S ribosomal protein L31 yields the protein MKVKIHPKYFPNATVICACGNTWHTGSTVETIRTDICSKCHPLFTGEQRIVDTEGQVDRFYKKLEARSQYVAEAKAREEAKTSTDQPISILELGERVEGALRKAGIEKISQALEKLALGDDAVLAIEGFGRKSLIDMKKRMRSRGFVLPGDAEPAPDAAVETPAA